In Miscanthus floridulus cultivar M001 chromosome 8, ASM1932011v1, whole genome shotgun sequence, the sequence CACCATCCTCAGCTTCCTCTTGGATGATAGTCAATGTAGCCCAGTCTACTGGAACTGCCTCATCACCATCCTGTGCTGGAGATGTACAGGTATCAGCCATTCCTTCTGAATTAGCTCCAGCATAAGAAGCATCAACATTGGTCACATCAGACATAGGAATACCACTGTTGTTTGTCTCATATCCATCCTTAGTAGTAACCTCAACAGTAATATATGCCATCCTTTCCTCCCATTTCTCCTCTATCATTTTCTGCCATTGCTCATCCCTTCTAATTTTCCATTCAGAGCCACTATCACTGTCCAAAACCCAAATTGACAATGTCTGGCTTGGTCCCCATATAATCTTCGTAGCAATTTTATCATGAAACTGAGCTAGACTGTACCCAACACTCCTATCTAGCCACAACTCATGTTCTTGGTCAACAATTTCAACAAGCCCATCATATTCAAGCACAGCAGTGTACTTAACGATTTTAACAACTAGCCTAAATGCATTGCCAGGTTCGATCCTGGCATTAATGTAAACATAAAAACATTGCATTGTTAGCCAAGTACCCCATGTAACTCAGTCCAACTGTCTTCCCTACAGTGAAAATAGAGAGACTCACCAAGGGGGGCAGCCATCAGGTTCCATGGTCACAGATCAGGATCCAACGCCTGCTACATCACCCACCTACAAACCAAAATTGCAGTAAAAATCAATgttcaaccctaaccctagctcggtAAACGAAGGCAAAATAAGAGGGCCAACGAGGGGCGGAGGGTGGGGGAAGTGCGTGGTCAAACCTGCTTGGGTTCGGGGTTGTGGAAGTGCAGATCGGGGTCAACTTCCGGCCACCGTCCTGCAGCCCACCTCGCCGTACCAGCCGCTGCAGCCGAGAGCAGGGGCGCGGGAGAAGAACGGGGAAGAAAGGGCGCGGGCGACCGGCGAACGGGAGAGGAGGACGATTCGGGATGGACGAAGGGCTCGGCGCCGGTCGCGCGGGGCTTCTCCTCTGCCCGTCGCGGGATTCCGGGCGACCGCGAGCGGACCTGCTCCCCTTTCCGTCGCGGGTGGAGAACGGGGGAAGGGGACGACTCGAGAAGCATGTGGCTGACAGCATAGAGTGGAGGATAGGGAGGTCTTTTTCCTAAGCCAATCCACCGTGGCAAGCTGAGGTGTACTGCCACGACGTTAAAACGGGCAAATCTGTAGCACCATCGTGATTTGGGTGGCAAATCTATAATTGCCGTTCTAAAGCTGGCAAGTCCGTAGGAGCCAATCGTAAGGGTGGCAAATATATAAATATCCCCTCTCTCTGTGTTCATCGGATAGGTTGGTTCCCGGTTGGTGGCGGCGTGGGAGATGAagagcggcggtggtggcggcgggggaggaggaggagcgagcGGGCAGCAGTGGCCGTGCGACTACtgcggggaggcggcggcggcgctgcactGCCGCGCGGACGCCGCGCGCCTCTGCGTCGCGTGCGACCGCCACGTGCACGCCGCCAACGCGCTGTCGAGGAAGCACGTACGGGCGCCGCTCTGCGCGGGGTGCGCCGCGCGCCCGGCCGCCGCGCGCGTCTCCCCCGTCCCGGGCGCCGTCCCGGCGTTCCTCTGCGCCGACTGCGacaccgccgcggcggcggcgcgcgtgccGGTCGAGGGCTTCTCGGGTTGCCCCTCGGCGGCCGAGCTCGCCGCGTCATGGGGGCTCGACCTCCGCCGCGCGGCCGTCGGCGACGACGGTCACGGCCGCGCGGAGGACAAGGACGGCGGCGACATCGACGACGACCCCTTCCTCTCGGTGCTTGACTACTCCGTGCTCGGGGTGGTGGACCCGGACCTGCGCGACCTGTACGTGCCGTGCGACCCGCCGCGGGTGCCAGCCCCCGACGCCGTCGGCGGGCGCCCGCTTAGGGGGCAGGTGCTGTCCGACCAGCTCGCCGAGATGGCGCGCCGCGAGGCGGACACGGCCCACGCGCACCGGCACTCGGATCTGAGCCCGCGCACGCCTCGCCGCACCTCCGCGGCATCCGGCGGACGCTTGCCACCTGGCAAGATGGCGCCCCCGGCGGCGGCGATGCCGTCTCATCATCCTCCGCCCGCCGCAGCCCAGGAGGTGCCTCTGCCGTACACGTCCCTGCTCATGATGGCGTCCGCCAACTGCGCCGACCTCTTTGGCGGCGCCGACAGGGTGGTTGATGACGACGAACAACTGCTCTGGGACTGCGCTGAGCCCTCAGTGCCGCCCACCCAGGTAAATTTCAAGACAAAACACCCGATGTTAAAtgaaaaggagaaggaaaaaaaaaacaacattTTTTTAGTACTCCTACTTGTATAAAATGAAGGGCAGGCCTGATCTAAGCGGGTGAGTCTTACCGCCTGTCACCGGAAGGTTccggttcgagtcgtggtctacTCATATTGCACatacgagggtaaggcttgccattgacacccTTCTCCAGACCCAATCTTTCTGGTCAATTTGAATTCTGACTGTCCTGCTAAATGGTTCTCCTTATTATTCAGTTCGGTGGCCTTACACATGATTTAACATTACATGGTGGTGAAATATTATTCCCTTCGTTTAACAAAGCTAACAGTACAAAACAAATTGGCTGCACTTCCTAGCCATACTGTATATCAACAAGACCAAGAAATTTGTATCAAGATCTCGGGTGGGTGCGTGGGTAGATCAAAATGATTTGTTCGCTCCATATTGATTTATAGGTGCCGGTTCCAAGGCCCTCGATTTTTACAAGCCTGTGCTTTTTCAGATGACCAGGTAGAGAAATCCGTGGTTCTGAACTTCTCATGGCTCTTCGTCTCCTTTCCTAGGTTTTTTTCAGCCAGGAGAACAGAATGATCAAGCTCACAGTAGCTTTCAGTAAATAACTTGAGATAAAATTGATCTTCCTGCTCTCCGCATTTATGGTTCAGTTTTTTTCACAGAGAGCTTGTAGTTGCAAAAGGTTCACGGACCTGTTGTTTTAGAGTCAATGAATGCACAAATTGAGCCGGTGAAGAAATGTGTTTCCTTTAGCAACGCTGCAAATATGCGTACCTTTCTGAAGAAGCGTTGCTATCTTGATGTGgaaaagtgtgttgcacatgacTTCACACTACTAACTATTATTCAGAATTTTTTATCGTATTTGACTTTTCAGATACGAAATGGATCATATTTTCACATAAGTCTGCTCAACAATCATGCACCAATTGCAATATTAATTATTTGAACTTCTGATTGCATGTTTTAGTGTCAAAAAATCATGTACTTCATGCTGTGGATGCTCCAGAATCCTCAACTTGTATTCTAATTTCATGTTTGAGTCTGCTTATTATTGCCAGGGAATGCAAGGCAGTTGATTGCTTGCTTGTTATTTGTGTGGCAGATATGGGACTTCAATTTGGGAAGGTCAAGGGATCATGATGAGAAGTCTGCTCTTGAAGTTGGATATGGTTCTAACCATGGAGGCTTTATGATTAAGAGTTATAGTGACATGCTTAAGGAAATTTCTTCGGGGACAATGAAAGATCTGGAAGATATTTATGACTCAAGATACTGCTCAACTGCCGAAGATACCACGTCCTCTAATATCTGTCAGTTGTCATCGAAAAATGTAAGTCTTCTCTCCCCCTTTTTTCCGTACCCTAAAGGATGCTTGCTTGGTGTGCGGCTGTCTATCCAGAACATGTGGCAAGTTCACTGTAGTAACAGCGTCAGCTATGTGTTGTTAACCTGTAGCCCATGTGATGTGATAGAGAATAAGATTGCCATGTATGTGAAGGCATTACTTATCTCACACGTATCGTAGTTTCTTATTTTCTTTGCTTttcgaaaaaaaatattttcttcttATCACTATAGCACTAAATGCAGAGGAGCAAAGTCAAATGGACCAAATACTTTTCTGATTAAAGATGCCATTCGTATAGATGAGCATCATCCTCAAGTTTGTACCACAACTTTGGCCCAtcaagaaatacttagctagctATAGCTTCTATGATGAAGTCCTCTGGCTTGAGCTAAGGAAACTAGACAGTATTTTGAAGATAAATTTTTGCTTGGGTAAAAAACATATTGATCAAAGCTTCGAGATCAataaaatactgaaaatcagctTCCTGAATAGTATACAAAACTTCTAAAAGCACATGTATGTTTACAGAACATATAGATGCTCCACATGTTTGATAGCTTGATGCACCACTTGCTGCTCCATCGACAGCATAACCCAGCTTTTGCTGATGTTGATGCACTACTTACTGTTGAATGCGTTCAAGCAGTCATGCTCATAATTGGATATAGATCTTATCTTCTAAAGGGCTATTCATATAGAAGTGGACTCAATATGGTCCCAAATGGTATGAACCTGTTGAGCTGTTTTCGTTCGCCAGGATTGTTATGGGCCACCATACATATCCTCGGGTCCACCAAGTCATGGAGGCATCTTGTCTGTTTATGAAACATTAAAGGCCGATTTTGTCACTAAAAATCGCCATACAACGCCCCACCACATGTTCTTGGTTTTGCATCATTTTAGAGTACCACAATTCTCTATCTGAGTCCTTTCAAAGATAATTTCTCTCTCTGGGACACTGTCCAGTAGAATTTTCAGCATGGCTGGCTTCTGATATTAGCTGAATTTTTGCTCCTCATCAGGTGAGCACCGTGAGCAACAAACGGAAGCTGAGCTCCTGTGCCTCGACGATGGATGGACCAACAACTTCCGGGAACCATGTACCCACTTCAGGACCAGCACTCACCAGGGAGATCTCCTTCGGGGAGCAAACGGTCTACGCCCCCGCAGCTGAGAGGCCTGCCGTGAGGATCGACAGCGAGACGCTCGCACAGAACAGGGACAGCGCGATGCAGCGGTAcagggaaaagaagaagaaccgcAGGCACGGATAGATAAACTGATCTTGACCCTTACCTGCCTCCTGCTGCTGACAGCAACTTTGATCTTCCGCAGTATTAAGAACAGACTGTTACAGTTTACTCATCACATGTTTGTCCATCATTCCTGTGTGTAGATATGAGAAGCACATCCGGTACGAGTCGAGGAAGCTGAGGGCGGACACCAGGAAGCGGGTGAAAGGGCGGTTCATCAAGTCGACCCGCTGAACGCCGGTTACGGTGGATGAGCCAGCCATATGGTCTGTGAAGACCGAGTTTGCTGTGTGCCTGCGTTACGTGCAATAACAATGGAGGTGGTAAGGATGCTATCGCGGAATCGATACGCAGTGTTAAGAGAGCCGAGTTTTGCGCTGAAGCAATTGTGGCCATTGGGCAGTCAACTCCAGAGATTGCACGGTATTGCTTGTAAGAGACGAACCCCTCCCCCCCTCCCCTAGCTGTTGCCATCATCAGAACAGAAATATGTAGCTTACATACAGTACTGATTATTTACCATGCATGTGGTCTTACTAGCTACGATGGAGCGTCTGATGCGTGAGTTTGCAGTGAAGTGTTTTGTTTTGTTATGTCCGGCCGTTTTGTTACCACCACTTGAATCCCTGATTATGTTAATTAGTCATGTTTTAGTATGTAGGGCACATGTCCATGCTGTCTGTTTGGAGACGAATATGTACGCACATGCATTGCACTAGTTGTCTAGTTCTAAGTTCTAACAAACATGTATATGTATATTAGTATATACACATATAGTATTATCATCTGTCCGTATAGCTGTTGCATGTGGTGTCGCGAAGAAATTAATCAAGATGAATTACTAATTATCTGGGTGCCGGCGCGGGGTGCCCTGGGGAAGCGGGAGAGGCTGGATGCGACGCCGAGGGCGACGAACGCGACGAACGCGAGCGCGAGGGAGACGGCGCCCCTGTCGCAGTAGAGTCGGTAGAGGCGGCAGACGGCGTACCACCCGCTGGGCTCGTTCCCCCACATGGCTATCGACCCCACCGCTCCGGCGCCGGCCGTCGACGCCGCCTGCAGGTTCACCGTGAACTGCATGCGCAGCCAACAGGCACACACGCTACGTCAGCTAGCGATCGAgacggaggagacgatgataggAGTACAGTTCGATTAGATGGCAGCCATGGATGAACAGAAGAATAACAACGTAACCGTATACGTATACGTATGCGTACCTGATCCATGTGGTGCAGCCAGTGCTTGCTGATGAGCTTCTTCACGAAGACCGCCGTGAGCAGCGCGTAGGCGGCGCAGGCGAAGTTGATCGCCACAAACGCCCTGCGATGAACAAGTTTTCAGTTCGTCGCGATGGATAATCGCCGGTCAGTGTCTGCCTACCACAATTGCCATGCATCGATGGCAAGAAGGTAGCAGATCCCAACGATATATAAGCGATGAACTAATAATCTATATACGTACTCCCAGACGGCGAACATCTTGAAGGTGACGGTGATGCCCCAGCGGTCCTGCCGGTTGGTGGCTATGaccacggcggcggcgagcgacGCCGCGAACGCCAGCAGCCGGAGCGCCACCGTGGTCCTCACGtgcgcggcggtggcggccctcgtcgtcgtctccaccaccaccacctgcgACTCCAGctccatcgtcatcgtcgtcgccgtcgccgacgcACGAGTACGTACGTGTACGTGCGATGATCGCCAACAACAGCAGCTAATGTCGGCGCCTGCATACAcacgagatatatatatatatatatatatatatatataaaatatgcaTGAAGTACAACAGATAGACGTGTCTATCTGTCGGAATGCCTTTGAGAACGttggactctctctctctctctctctctctctctctctcgtactCGTATGTTCTCCCATCTCCAAGTGACGGTGATGCCACGTAGGATCCTGTATGTAGATTTAAATAAACACAAAGATGATGTTTGAGAATCTTGGGATCGTGTTAGCAAATGTTGCAACTTTTTTCCCTGCAATGCAATTATGCAAATTGCAAATGGATCTGCTATAAGGGCATGCCCGAAGAAATACTGCTGTCGGAGAACAAGATATACGCAGCACGTAACGTAATTTGGTTGCATTGGAGTGTGTCATATAGCCCAGCCCAAGTAGCAGTGGGGCCCGGCCCAAGCTCTCAGACCATCACCGCTAGGCGGTGCACAACATGGCCCTCTCCTGCATTCCTTTCCGAAACAGCGGCTTGCCAGCCCACGAACGACACCAAGCCTTCGAAATCGTCTTGACCCATTGCGTCCCCACCATAAAATGTGCTCCTGTCCTTCGGAGTTGAATTGAAccttaagggcttgtttggaatgGAGGATTTCCAAAGAAAAATCAAAGGAATGAATTCCATAGGAATATTTCCTCAATttgctgtttggaacaaaggaaaccTGCATTCCTTTCCAAAGGAAAGACTAACCGTGCTTCACAAAACGTAGGGAAAAAAGCATCTAAGGAAACCTAAAGGAAAAATTCCTACAATGTTTTGTCAAGTTCTCAAGCATGGAACCTGGTTCTTGGGCACATGTGGCATTTTTGTTTTCCTGTGATCCAAACACCCCAAAGTTTCTATTCCTGTGTTTTCAAATCCCGTAGTTTTCTACTTTTTGCTCTAttctattcctgtgtttttttCCATTCCTTTGTTTTGT encodes:
- the LOC136476921 gene encoding CASP-like protein UU-1; the encoded protein is MGEHTSTRERERERERESPTFSKAFRQIDTSICCTSCIFYIYIYIYIYISRVYAGADISCCCWRSSHVHVRTRASATATTMTMELESQVVVVETTTRAATAAHVRTTVALRLLAFAASLAAAVVIATNRQDRWGITVTFKMFAVWEAFVAINFACAAYALLTAVFVKKLISKHWLHHMDQFTVNLQAASTAGAGAVGSIAMWGNEPSGWYAVCRLYRLYCDRGAVSLALAFVAFVALGVASSLSRFPRAPRAGTQIISNSS
- the LOC136476919 gene encoding zinc finger protein CONSTANS-LIKE 14-like, whose translation is MKSGGGGGGGGGGASGQQWPCDYCGEAAAALHCRADAARLCVACDRHVHAANALSRKHVRAPLCAGCAARPAAARVSPVPGAVPAFLCADCDTAAAAARVPVEGFSGCPSAAELAASWGLDLRRAAVGDDGHGRAEDKDGGDIDDDPFLSVLDYSVLGVVDPDLRDLYVPCDPPRVPAPDAVGGRPLRGQVLSDQLAEMARREADTAHAHRHSDLSPRTPRRTSAASGGRLPPGKMAPPAAAMPSHHPPPAAAQEVPLPYTSLLMMASANCADLFGGADRVVDDDEQLLWDCAEPSVPPTQIWDFNLGRSRDHDEKSALEVGYGSNHGGFMIKSYSDMLKEISSGTMKDLEDIYDSRYCSTAEDTTSSNICQLSSKNVSTVSNKRKLSSCASTMDGPTTSGNHVPTSGPALTREISFGEQTVYAPAAERPAVRIDSETLAQNRDSAMQRYREKKKNRRYEKHIRYESRKLRADTRKRVKGRFIKSTR